The following proteins are co-located in the Pleurocapsa minor HA4230-MV1 genome:
- a CDS encoding HVA1 family protein: MATKLKKGDLVKWKIGKGEARGKITQKVTQSTQVDGKEIKASKSKPVYLVKNDNTGNVISRRIKSLSLIENEQNLKPQQQKILDDFQAAVNMTASEIKVWLKTKESNSVGQKDRQGKIKGRKSGKKIIKILNKEQSKYQEKDFKQMKKVVGYIHRHLAQKPSGDIKETPWRYSLMNWGHDPMSNEQ; encoded by the coding sequence ATGGCAACTAAGTTGAAAAAAGGAGATCTGGTCAAATGGAAGATTGGAAAAGGGGAAGCTAGAGGAAAAATTACGCAGAAGGTAACCCAATCTACCCAAGTTGATGGCAAAGAAATTAAGGCAAGCAAAAGCAAACCAGTTTATTTGGTCAAGAATGACAATACTGGAAACGTAATTTCCCGTCGCATAAAGTCTCTATCCTTAATTGAAAACGAGCAGAATCTTAAGCCACAGCAGCAAAAAATATTAGACGATTTTCAAGCAGCAGTAAATATGACTGCTTCTGAGATTAAAGTGTGGCTAAAAACCAAGGAAAGTAATTCTGTCGGTCAAAAAGATCGCCAAGGCAAAATTAAAGGTCGTAAGTCAGGCAAAAAAATTATTAAAATCCTCAACAAAGAGCAATCAAAATATCAGGAAAAAGATTTTAAACAGATGAAAAAGGTCGTCGGTTATATTCACCGTCATTTGGCGCAAAAACCTTCAGGCGATATTAAAGAAACTCCTTGGCGATATTCTCTAATGAATTGGGGACACGATCCAATGAGCAATGAACAATGA
- a CDS encoding type II toxin-antitoxin system Phd/YefM family antitoxin, with amino-acid sequence MSKSLSTAQIKAHLSESINLAIEEGFVTITRYGKPVAAIVSYEDLEQLQRLRAARLGKGLANLVEEWEDADEFAQELDKVVQERQHNIL; translated from the coding sequence ATGAGCAAAAGTTTATCCACAGCACAGATCAAAGCCCATTTATCAGAATCGATCAATCTAGCTATAGAAGAAGGTTTTGTGACCATAACTCGTTATGGTAAACCTGTAGCAGCGATCGTTAGTTATGAAGACCTAGAGCAACTTCAACGTCTGCGTGCAGCTCGATTGGGTAAGGGATTGGCAAATTTAGTTGAAGAATGGGAAGATGCAGATGAATTTGCTCAAGAATTAGATAAAGTTGTTCAAGAAAGACAGCACAATATCCTCTAA
- a CDS encoding CHAT domain-containing protein → MPFKLRRSYLLLLVLALVGLSSGLLPNFQRIYQISAVLATTPPSQQIVETKSKTVAELEIQGKYFYSISQFQQSIDSWQQAIKISEPTDSLSRARIMSNLALAQSQLSNWSEATDNINASLRLLYNDPNLSIDRQVRAIAQVLNNQGILQLSQGEAEQAIATWKQAQDSYQQVGDELGIIRTLINQASAFKQLGFYRRALKTLAEVESILVEQPDSELKIAGLRSYGDILLLVGELKRSREVLESSLTIASRLDYVDEQSKILLLLGNTYKNQPEKALALYQQGLATCQQQDNCVQTDLLLQIYLAQLNTSLETPSWQQSKSLIPQIQAELARLAVNRANIDRRLNFAHSWLELTQHSKLNHSRVKDLEQFLVATSEQAETIAYPKAQSYSLGLQGQIRAELKDWNNAQQHTQAALMLAQGINAPEVSYLWQWQLGRINQALGQSEQAIANYTQAVELLKSLSRDLVASNPDVQSSFRNSVEPVYRELVGLLLATDRGNSVSQANLEEAREVMESLQVAELNNFFREACLDTQEVNIERLDRQAAVIYPIILSDRLEVILSLPNQPLQHYSTKISQEQLELIIEQFRHNLVIRSRRNFYRSAQKLYDLIIRPVVDDLTKSNLKTLVFVPDGAFRNIPLSALYDGQHYLLEDYSIALTPGLQLLNPRPLEQVKLKTIAAGLTERVDGFAGLDYVNSELKEITSRIESRVLVNQNFTSAALKQEIQDSDYPIVHIATHGQFSSALEDTFLLTWDDRLNINELGSILQTRNVDLKNAIELLVLSACETATGDNRAALGMAGMAVRAGAKSTLATLWSVNDRATAKLMSSFYQELSEQHLPKAEALRQAQLSLLHNRWYKHPFYWAPYVLLGNWL, encoded by the coding sequence ATGCCCTTTAAACTTCGACGAAGTTACTTGCTGCTGTTGGTTTTGGCATTAGTAGGGTTGTCGAGCGGTTTATTGCCTAACTTTCAAAGGATTTATCAGATTTCTGCGGTTTTGGCGACAACACCCCCTTCTCAGCAGATAGTCGAAACTAAAAGTAAAACTGTGGCTGAACTTGAGATTCAGGGGAAATATTTCTATTCAATTTCTCAATTTCAACAGTCAATAGATTCGTGGCAGCAAGCAATTAAAATATCTGAGCCTACAGATTCTTTGAGTCGTGCCAGAATCATGAGCAATTTAGCCCTAGCTCAAAGCCAGCTAAGTAATTGGTCAGAGGCAACAGACAATATCAACGCTAGTTTAAGGCTACTGTATAATGACCCTAATCTGAGTATCGATCGCCAAGTTCGTGCCATAGCACAGGTATTAAACAACCAGGGAATCTTGCAGCTGAGTCAGGGAGAAGCAGAACAAGCGATCGCCACTTGGAAACAAGCTCAGGATAGTTATCAGCAGGTAGGAGATGAATTAGGCATAATTCGCACTTTGATTAATCAGGCGAGTGCTTTTAAGCAATTGGGCTTTTATCGACGCGCTCTCAAAACCCTGGCAGAGGTAGAAAGCATTTTAGTAGAACAGCCTGACTCTGAGCTTAAAATAGCAGGATTGAGAAGCTATGGCGATATTTTGCTACTAGTAGGTGAGCTAAAGCGATCGCGAGAAGTTTTAGAATCTAGTTTAACTATTGCTTCTCGTTTGGATTATGTGGATGAACAGAGCAAAATTTTATTATTACTGGGCAATACTTATAAAAATCAGCCTGAAAAAGCTTTAGCACTATATCAGCAAGGATTAGCAACCTGTCAGCAGCAAGACAATTGTGTGCAAACTGATTTACTCCTCCAGATTTATCTTGCTCAATTAAATACCTCGTTGGAAACTCCTAGTTGGCAACAAAGTAAGTCCTTAATTCCTCAGATTCAGGCAGAGTTGGCGAGATTAGCAGTTAATCGGGCTAATATTGACCGTCGTCTCAATTTTGCTCATAGTTGGCTCGAACTAACTCAACATTCAAAGCTAAACCATAGTCGAGTAAAAGATCTTGAGCAATTTTTAGTCGCCACGAGCGAGCAAGCAGAGACGATTGCTTATCCCAAGGCTCAGTCCTATAGTTTAGGATTACAGGGACAAATTCGAGCAGAACTAAAAGATTGGAATAACGCCCAACAACATACTCAAGCAGCTCTAATGCTCGCTCAAGGTATTAATGCTCCCGAAGTAAGCTACCTCTGGCAATGGCAGCTAGGCAGAATTAATCAGGCTTTAGGCCAGTCCGAGCAGGCGATCGCTAATTATACTCAGGCAGTAGAATTACTTAAGTCTTTGAGTCGAGATTTAGTAGCGAGCAACCCTGATGTACAGTCTTCTTTTCGCAATAGTGTAGAACCTGTCTATCGAGAGCTAGTGGGTTTATTATTAGCAACTGATCGAGGAAATAGCGTTAGTCAGGCAAATTTAGAAGAAGCTCGAGAAGTTATGGAATCTCTGCAAGTTGCCGAACTGAATAACTTTTTTCGCGAAGCCTGTTTAGATACTCAAGAAGTTAATATCGAGCGCTTAGATCGCCAAGCAGCAGTCATTTATCCGATTATTTTAAGCGATCGCCTAGAAGTAATTCTCAGTTTACCGAACCAACCCCTCCAGCACTACAGCACTAAAATCTCTCAAGAACAGCTTGAGTTAATTATTGAACAGTTTCGTCATAACCTAGTAATTCGCAGTCGGCGTAATTTTTATCGTTCAGCGCAAAAGCTATATGACTTAATTATTCGTCCCGTTGTTGATGATTTAACTAAAAGTAACCTCAAAACTTTGGTCTTTGTTCCCGATGGTGCGTTCCGCAATATTCCCCTAAGCGCACTCTACGACGGTCAACATTATCTGCTCGAAGACTATAGTATTGCCCTAACTCCTGGACTACAGCTACTCAATCCTCGTCCCTTAGAACAAGTAAAACTTAAAACCATAGCTGCGGGTTTGACGGAAAGAGTTGATGGTTTTGCTGGATTAGATTATGTCAATTCCGAGCTTAAAGAGATTACATCGCGAATTGAGAGTCGAGTTTTAGTCAATCAAAATTTTACTAGTGCAGCACTTAAACAAGAAATTCAAGACTCAGATTATCCCATTGTCCATATTGCTACCCACGGACAGTTTAGTTCTGCTCTGGAAGATACCTTTTTGCTGACTTGGGACGATCGCCTTAATATTAACGAGTTAGGTAGTATTTTGCAGACTAGAAATGTCGATTTAAAAAATGCGATCGAGCTACTGGTTTTGAGTGCCTGTGAAACAGCGACAGGAGATAATCGGGCAGCACTAGGAATGGCAGGAATGGCAGTAAGAGCAGGAGCCAAAAGCACCCTCGCAACCCTCTGGTCAGTTAACGATCGAGCCACTGCTAAACTGATGAGTAGTTTTTATCAAGAATTATCAGAGCAACATCTACCTAAAGCCGAAGCATTACGCCAGGCTCAGTTAAGCTTATTACACAATCGCTGGTATAAACACCCGTTTTATTGGGCCCCTTATGTGCTTTTGGGCAATTGGCTTTAA
- a CDS encoding PIN domain-containing protein gives MAYLFDTDAISETLRKKPLKEYVEWLTTLTREEQYTSSIVISELYKGAYRSLKKEQLTFKIRTTILPVLTVLPFDTKTAQIYGQIAAQLEQTGQKLAHPDLQIAATAIQHKLELVTGNIKHFARIPDLAINPILSRLRSQLNH, from the coding sequence ATGGCTTATTTGTTTGACACAGACGCTATTTCTGAAACATTAAGAAAAAAGCCGTTAAAAGAGTATGTAGAATGGTTAACAACTCTTACTAGAGAAGAACAATACACCAGTTCGATTGTGATTAGTGAGTTGTACAAAGGAGCTTATCGATCATTAAAAAAAGAGCAATTAACCTTCAAAATCAGGACGACAATTCTACCAGTTTTAACAGTACTTCCGTTTGATACTAAGACGGCTCAAATATATGGTCAAATTGCTGCTCAACTGGAGCAAACTGGACAAAAACTGGCTCATCCCGACCTGCAAATTGCTGCTACTGCTATTCAGCATAAATTAGAGTTAGTGACAGGGAATATTAAACATTTTGCTAGAATACCTGATTTGGCAATTAATCCTATTTTGTCACGGCTGCGATCGCAATTAAATCATTAA
- a CDS encoding efflux RND transporter permease subunit, giving the protein MFKKSQFNLSRLAIEHSRITIAFWIAIAVAGLFAFSSLKYSLFPTVNFPVVVIRAQANTETVLDTEAQLTKPIETALVDTPGLTQLYSSTYLGQTVVNLLLDTNIDIQAATATVESSLKQLSLPTETELDIIPFNLNETSAISYIVTNQERDLGKLNEITGENILPAIEKLSGVERVDVLGNADYGEVNPDNPTANNTLIHFNGQSAIAFQVIKQGDANTLEVVKQVEQQVAQLQQRLPDIQLVLAETSAGYIRDSTQATIDALLGSVVLAILIIFPFLRNLKATLITAVAIPISLLGTFIVMAVAGYNLETLTLLALALVIGIIVDDAIVEIENIIRHLEEGKSIREAALAATTEIGFTASVATLTIVAVFLPIGFMGGTLGQFFRPFGITISAAVLTSLLAARTLSPVLAVYWLDSRGVRTQNNLEERGFVTNSYHNLLQWALNHRRAVIGIAIASFIAGIALIPLIPQGFIPQLDRGEFKIVYTTPLPKLAGSADIKLDNNSAAKPKSSQFSWLSNLARSPERILLRKTIRVGQELEQVVLKHPDVESVYTVAGLRGEPNKGKIYIKLKSDRNLTTSQIQAEIRQQLPSIPQGVVSVEDIPFVETGEDPSFKVALEGENIEQLRKSAIAFQTEIQKLQGFEDVRIDGASEPLDKLIHLDQKRVVYLNANLSAEQGIGDATAKAQAIADQILPPGITFNLEGDSARSKKILGEFALTLSLALICMLIVVYLPFRRWLEPMVIGLSLPLSIVGAMLALLVTQSDFGMISLIGLIFLLGLLDKSAILLLDYINQLRTAGIERSEAILQTGVLRLRPIIMTTSSTILGMLPIALGWGAGAELRQPMAVGIVGGLITSSLLSLIVVPVLFTLLEDRAGKKQ; this is encoded by the coding sequence ATGTTTAAAAAATCGCAGTTTAACCTTTCTCGTTTAGCAATTGAACATTCCCGTATCACCATCGCCTTTTGGATTGCGATCGCCGTAGCGGGTTTATTTGCTTTTAGTTCGTTAAAATATTCCTTATTTCCAACGGTTAACTTTCCTGTTGTGGTAATTCGCGCTCAAGCTAATACGGAGACGGTTTTAGATACAGAAGCGCAACTGACTAAACCAATAGAGACAGCTTTAGTCGACACCCCAGGATTAACACAGCTATATTCTTCAACTTATCTAGGACAGACGGTAGTTAATCTCTTACTGGATACCAATATAGATATTCAAGCAGCTACGGCGACGGTGGAGAGTAGTCTGAAGCAATTATCCTTACCCACTGAGACTGAGTTAGATATTATTCCTTTTAACCTCAATGAAACCAGTGCCATTAGTTATATAGTTACCAATCAAGAAAGGGATTTGGGTAAGTTAAATGAGATTACTGGTGAAAATATTCTGCCTGCGATTGAAAAATTATCAGGAGTAGAGCGAGTAGATGTCTTAGGTAATGCTGATTACGGTGAAGTTAATCCAGATAATCCCACTGCTAACAACACTTTGATTCATTTTAACGGGCAATCAGCGATCGCTTTTCAGGTAATTAAACAGGGGGATGCTAATACTTTAGAAGTAGTTAAACAGGTAGAACAACAGGTAGCTCAACTCCAGCAACGTCTACCAGATATTCAGTTGGTTTTAGCCGAAACTTCCGCTGGCTATATCCGTGACAGCACCCAAGCGACAATTGATGCTTTGCTGGGATCGGTGGTACTGGCAATTTTAATTATTTTCCCCTTCTTACGCAATCTCAAGGCAACTCTGATTACGGCGGTGGCAATTCCTATTTCTCTTTTAGGAACATTTATCGTCATGGCAGTAGCTGGCTATAACCTAGAGACTCTAACTCTATTAGCTTTGGCCTTAGTAATTGGCATTATTGTCGATGATGCGATCGTCGAGATCGAAAATATAATACGTCATCTGGAAGAAGGCAAAAGTATTCGGGAAGCTGCTTTGGCTGCGACAACAGAAATCGGTTTTACGGCTTCGGTGGCAACTTTAACTATTGTGGCGGTATTTCTCCCCATCGGTTTTATGGGTGGCACTTTAGGACAATTTTTCCGCCCTTTTGGCATTACTATATCGGCAGCGGTGTTAACTTCTTTGTTAGCAGCTCGTACTCTATCCCCTGTCTTAGCGGTATATTGGCTTGATTCCAGGGGAGTTAGAACTCAAAATAATCTTGAAGAGCGAGGCTTTGTTACTAATAGTTATCATAATTTATTGCAGTGGGCATTAAATCATCGTCGTGCAGTGATTGGTATTGCGATCGCGAGTTTTATCGCAGGAATTGCTTTAATCCCTTTGATTCCCCAGGGTTTTATCCCTCAACTCGATCGCGGGGAATTTAAGATTGTTTATACCACTCCCTTGCCGAAATTAGCTGGTAGTGCAGATATCAAGCTCGATAATAATTCCGCAGCCAAACCCAAATCTAGTCAGTTTAGCTGGTTAAGTAATCTTGCGCGATCGCCTGAACGAATTTTATTACGCAAAACGATTAGAGTTGGACAGGAATTAGAACAGGTAGTCTTAAAGCATCCCGATGTCGAATCTGTTTATACTGTGGCTGGCTTACGGGGTGAACCGAATAAAGGCAAAATATATATTAAACTCAAAAGCGATCGCAACTTAACCACTAGTCAAATACAGGCAGAAATTCGACAGCAATTACCTTCTATTCCCCAGGGTGTTGTTAGTGTTGAAGATATCCCTTTTGTCGAGACAGGGGAAGATCCTTCTTTTAAGGTGGCTTTAGAAGGAGAAAATATTGAGCAGTTAAGAAAAAGTGCGATCGCTTTTCAAACAGAAATTCAAAAGTTACAAGGGTTTGAAGATGTACGCATAGATGGAGCCAGCGAACCTTTAGATAAGCTGATTCATTTAGACCAAAAACGAGTAGTTTATCTCAATGCCAATTTGAGCGCCGAGCAGGGAATTGGTGATGCTACAGCCAAAGCTCAGGCGATCGCCGATCAGATTTTACCGCCTGGAATTACTTTTAATTTAGAAGGAGATTCCGCTAGATCGAAGAAAATCCTAGGAGAATTCGCCCTTACTCTCTCTCTGGCGCTAATTTGTATGCTGATAGTGGTTTATTTACCCTTCCGTCGCTGGTTAGAGCCTATGGTAATTGGTTTATCTTTACCCTTATCAATCGTGGGAGCGATGCTAGCTTTACTGGTAACTCAAAGTGATTTTGGCATGATCTCTTTAATTGGCTTAATTTTTCTGTTGGGATTATTGGATAAAAGCGCGATCCTACTACTCGATTATATTAACCAACTACGTACTGCTGGAATAGAGCGCAGCGAAGCAATTTTACAAACTGGAGTCTTGCGTTTGCGCCCAATTATCATGACTACCTCTTCAACTATTTTAGGGATGTTACCGATTGCTTTAGGCTGGGGCGCAGGTGCAGAATTACGTCAACCAATGGCTGTAGGAATTGTTGGTGGTTTAATTACCTCATCTTTACTCAGTTTAATCGTTGTCCCCGTACTTTTTACTTTGCTGGAAGATCGAGCTGGGAAAAAACAGTAG
- a CDS encoding GDYXXLXY domain-containing protein: MTTSRTSYPWWRFLLPFSLQLAIILIVPAQSAYTYNYGKPAVLQTLPVDPYDLLRGYSQTLSYDISQISNLQQFPGGDNLVAGEIFYVILEPNLAVTKLPPVASKVIKVTKEIPSDLATNQIALKGQVQQSGQASYGLETYYMPESQRNKINREISDLQPNVDKRPFVVEIKVDRWGNSVPTSLWVNQQKYSF, encoded by the coding sequence ATGACTACTTCAAGAACATCTTATCCCTGGTGGCGCTTTCTTCTACCTTTTAGTTTACAGTTAGCGATAATTTTAATTGTTCCTGCTCAAAGTGCCTATACCTATAATTATGGTAAGCCAGCCGTGCTGCAAACCCTACCTGTAGACCCCTATGATTTACTACGGGGATACTCCCAAACTCTAAGTTACGATATATCTCAAATTAGTAATTTACAGCAGTTTCCTGGTGGTGATAACTTAGTTGCAGGAGAAATATTCTATGTCATCTTAGAACCAAATTTAGCAGTAACAAAACTTCCTCCTGTTGCTTCTAAAGTAATTAAAGTAACCAAAGAAATACCTTCAGATCTAGCGACAAATCAAATTGCTCTTAAAGGTCAAGTTCAGCAATCTGGTCAAGCTAGCTATGGCTTAGAAACCTACTACATGCCAGAAAGCCAGAGAAACAAAATCAATCGAGAAATTAGCGATCTACAACCTAATGTAGATAAAAGACCATTTGTAGTAGAGATAAAAGTCGATCGTTGGGGCAATTCTGTACCGACTAGTCTTTGGGTCAATCAACAAAAATACAGTTTTTAA
- a CDS encoding protochlorophyllide reductase, translated as MVQESTVVITGASSGVGLYAAKALSDRGWHVVMACRNLSKTEQVAKEVGIPKDKYSVIHLDLASLDSVHQFVQDFRATGKSLDALVCNAAVYLPLEKEPQRSKEGYELSVATNHLGHFLLCNLMLEDLKNSPAPEKRLVTIGTVTANPKEIGGKIPIPAPPDLGDLQGMEAGFKAPIAMIDGKKFKPGKAYKDSKLCNMLTMRELHDRYHQSTGIIFNALYPGCVAETGLFRNHYSLFQTIFPWFQKNITGGYVTEELAGERVAKVVADPKFNESGVYYSWGNRQQEDRAAFQQEISDEAMDNNKGKRLWELSEKLVGMA; from the coding sequence ATGGTACAAGAATCAACTGTTGTAATTACTGGCGCATCTTCTGGTGTCGGTTTATATGCTGCCAAAGCCCTCAGCGATCGCGGTTGGCATGTAGTTATGGCTTGTCGTAATCTGTCTAAAACAGAACAAGTAGCAAAAGAAGTTGGTATCCCCAAAGATAAATATAGTGTTATTCATCTCGATCTCGCCTCACTAGATAGCGTGCATCAGTTTGTCCAGGATTTTCGTGCGACGGGAAAATCTTTAGATGCTTTGGTATGTAACGCAGCAGTTTATTTACCTTTAGAAAAAGAGCCACAGCGTAGCAAAGAAGGCTATGAGTTAAGTGTGGCGACTAATCATCTGGGTCATTTTCTCTTGTGTAATCTGATGCTAGAAGATCTCAAGAATTCCCCCGCGCCAGAAAAAAGATTAGTAACCATAGGTACTGTCACCGCTAACCCGAAAGAAATTGGCGGCAAAATTCCGATTCCTGCACCCCCAGATCTAGGGGATCTACAGGGGATGGAAGCAGGTTTTAAAGCACCGATCGCTATGATTGACGGCAAAAAGTTTAAACCTGGAAAAGCTTACAAAGACAGCAAACTGTGTAATATGCTGACAATGCGGGAGTTACACGATCGCTATCATCAATCGACAGGAATTATCTTTAACGCTCTCTATCCTGGATGTGTAGCTGAGACAGGCCTATTCCGTAACCATTATTCTCTATTTCAAACCATTTTTCCTTGGTTTCAGAAAAATATTACAGGGGGCTATGTAACAGAAGAATTAGCAGGGGAAAGAGTTGCCAAAGTAGTAGCCGATCCTAAATTTAATGAGTCGGGAGTCTACTATAGTTGGGGTAATCGCCAACAAGAAGATCGTGCTGCTTTCCAACAAGAAATCTCTGACGAAGCCATGGACAACAACAAGGGCAAACGCCTTTGGGAATTGAGCGAGAAGCTAGTGGGAATGGCTTAA
- a CDS encoding DUF2157 domain-containing protein yields MTSEKFRYQLRQEAQQWQSEGIISSEVYEQLVSRYRLRELDSASRDRFIIIVLGLGFILLGLGVITFVAANWQVWSRSIKVLLLLSLFMGTNCAGFFLWRLPEGRKSRLGQGLLLLGALSLGANIGLMSQMFHQTGSVYTLYLIWGLGVCGMAYGLRLTSLGFMAIILMAIAYYARTFIGTAWDADGWRLSEQMSLIIAVLFIPLAYYCRSRWIFGLGSVLIISTLLTNLGQYFEFADLSRYSLLPAFFLVLPPGLLWSYRDNLLVANSAVNFDDINRKLAVFYLAVVFYLFSFNFWSDSFDASQSGKSIDFTLWSTLIAPVVFTLLTIWAWWKLGVRRTSNLSWRLDRNSTYIGVTLVFLFGLIWFNLAITPIGIAGTIIFNLLLLVLAIILISQSVKEGQRFNFWLGIILLILQIFSRMFEYNTDLILKAIALFVCGVAAILAGLWFERYLSNLNSPG; encoded by the coding sequence ATGACTTCAGAAAAGTTTAGATATCAGTTGCGTCAGGAAGCGCAGCAGTGGCAATCAGAAGGGATAATTAGCTCAGAAGTATATGAGCAGTTGGTTTCGCGCTATCGGTTACGGGAATTGGATTCGGCTTCACGCGATCGCTTTATTATTATTGTTTTAGGATTGGGTTTTATTCTCCTGGGTTTGGGAGTCATCACCTTTGTGGCAGCAAACTGGCAAGTATGGTCTAGATCGATCAAAGTATTACTGCTGCTGAGTTTATTTATGGGAACTAACTGTGCAGGTTTCTTTTTATGGAGATTGCCCGAGGGACGCAAATCTAGATTGGGACAGGGACTATTGTTACTCGGTGCGTTAAGCCTGGGAGCAAATATTGGCTTAATGTCTCAGATGTTTCATCAAACTGGTTCAGTTTATACCCTTTATTTAATCTGGGGTTTGGGTGTCTGTGGGATGGCATATGGTTTGAGGCTAACTTCTTTGGGATTTATGGCGATTATTTTAATGGCGATCGCCTATTATGCTCGGACTTTTATCGGTACGGCTTGGGATGCAGACGGTTGGAGACTATCAGAGCAAATGTCTTTAATTATTGCCGTGCTATTTATTCCCCTGGCATATTATTGTCGCTCTCGTTGGATTTTTGGTCTAGGTTCAGTTTTAATTATTTCAACTTTGCTCACAAATTTGGGGCAATATTTTGAGTTTGCTGATTTATCTCGTTACAGTTTGCTTCCTGCCTTCTTTTTAGTTCTTCCTCCAGGTTTACTTTGGAGTTATCGCGATAATTTATTAGTCGCCAATTCGGCAGTCAATTTTGATGATATAAATCGTAAGCTAGCGGTGTTTTATCTGGCTGTTGTATTTTACCTATTTTCATTTAATTTCTGGTCAGATAGTTTCGATGCATCGCAATCTGGTAAGTCGATCGATTTTACCCTTTGGTCAACATTAATTGCTCCAGTAGTTTTTACTCTCTTGACTATCTGGGCGTGGTGGAAATTAGGAGTTAGAAGAACCAGCAATCTATCCTGGAGACTCGATCGCAACTCTACCTACATCGGCGTAACTTTAGTCTTTCTCTTTGGTTTGATTTGGTTTAATCTTGCTATCACTCCTATTGGCATAGCAGGAACAATCATCTTTAATTTACTGCTGTTGGTATTAGCAATAATTTTAATCAGTCAGTCAGTTAAGGAAGGACAAAGATTTAACTTTTGGTTGGGAATAATACTGTTAATTCTGCAAATATTTTCGCGGATGTTTGAATATAATACCGATTTAATTTTAAAAGCGATCGCCTTATTTGTCTGTGGTGTTGCAGCAATTTTAGCTGGACTCTGGTTTGAACGTTATTTAAGTAATCTTAATTCTCCAGGTTAA
- a CDS encoding DUF2267 domain-containing protein: MTISLRDDVMYILLSKIHQQDSEGMHSVDFKATDFTGRNLTISDFLGHLDYLNQKQYIIADFSGNAYANQEDVPDLVDAEEVDFRVANTFGAPDGPLPHLIKFKKAKLTEKGLKMLERMEKDPPQALMKGTAIPIVDKYTPFLEEVALKAELPDIFDAKDLSNIVYRTMRDLMPTEASKAVEAELHEEIEEGATNKRLQDEIADLWKDDNPIVAWLSKVRPPLKFDADTFIFRVEKEGGLPRGTTGEKVINAVFSATKQELSDETKKQISQFLPGKIKDMWEAA; encoded by the coding sequence ATGACTATATCTTTAAGAGATGATGTAATGTACATCTTGCTTAGTAAAATTCATCAACAAGATTCAGAGGGAATGCATTCTGTAGATTTTAAGGCGACAGATTTTACGGGGAGAAATTTAACAATTAGCGATTTTTTGGGTCATCTAGATTACCTTAATCAAAAACAATATATTATTGCTGACTTTTCTGGTAATGCTTATGCTAATCAAGAAGATGTACCCGATTTAGTTGACGCTGAAGAGGTGGATTTTCGGGTTGCTAACACCTTCGGCGCACCAGATGGCCCTTTACCTCACTTAATTAAGTTTAAGAAAGCAAAATTGACTGAAAAAGGGCTAAAAATGCTGGAACGGATGGAGAAAGATCCTCCCCAGGCACTGATGAAAGGCACAGCTATCCCGATTGTGGACAAATATACGCCCTTCCTAGAAGAAGTTGCCCTCAAAGCTGAGTTACCAGACATTTTCGACGCTAAAGATTTAAGCAACATAGTTTATCGTACCATGCGCGATCTGATGCCCACTGAAGCATCAAAGGCGGTTGAAGCTGAACTACATGAAGAGATCGAAGAAGGCGCGACTAACAAAAGACTTCAGGATGAAATTGCTGATTTGTGGAAAGATGACAATCCGATAGTTGCTTGGTTAAGCAAGGTTCGTCCGCCATTAAAGTTTGATGCCGACACTTTTATTTTTCGGGTGGAAAAAGAAGGTGGTTTACCCCGTGGGACAACTGGCGAAAAGGTAATCAATGCCGTATTTTCTGCCACCAAACAAGAACTATCTGACGAGACTAAAAAACAAATATCCCAATTCTTGCCTGGCAAAATTAAGGATATGTGGGAAGCAGCTTAA